One window from the genome of Musa acuminata AAA Group cultivar baxijiao chromosome BXJ1-4, Cavendish_Baxijiao_AAA, whole genome shotgun sequence encodes:
- the LOC103983019 gene encoding uncharacterized protein LOC103983019, protein MEKSCLERDLDDWEFLPDDKSLLDFSHGNQNDLLLKELTLDANYFICPSQSFLEQQQNSEPTMENNSDDDAEAKGFKDIGVVTQDVESQVREEGEEKDRAGSEIKGFGFPPPGNWRSTGIGAFCAMGASAAAAAAATICIFILGCRQHQKPKIQFKIYTHDKRMKEVVQQAARLNQALSAARGAPMTRAHISFGGYIASA, encoded by the exons ATGGAGAAATCTTGCCTGGAGAGGGATCTCGATGACTGGGAGTTCCTCCCTGATGACAAGAGCTTGCTGGACTTCAGCCATGGCAATCAAAATGATTTGTTGCTCAAGGAGCTCACACTTGATGCCAATTACTTCATCTGCCCATCACAATCTTTCTTGGAGCAGCAGCAGAACTCAGAGCCAACCATGGAGAATAACTCAGATGATGATGCTGAAGCCAAAGGATTCAAAGACATCGGCGTCGTCACACAAGACGTGGAATCGCAAGTcagggaagagggagaagagaaggatCGTGCAGGATCCGAGATCAAAGGCTTCGGGTTTCCTCCTCCGGGGAATTGGAGATCGACAGGTATTGGAGCCTTCTGCGCCATGGgagcatcagcagcagcagcagcagctgctacTATCTGCATCTTCATCCTTGGCTGCCGACAGCATCAGAAACCTAAGATCCAATTCAAGATCTACACCCACGATAAG AGAATGAAGGAGGTTGTGCAACAGGCAGCAAGGCTAAACCAGGCACTGTCAGCCGCGAGGGGAGCTCCCATGACGAGGGCACACATCTCATTTGGAGGATACATTGCAAGTGCTTGA
- the LOC135584978 gene encoding probable ribosome biogenesis protein RLP24, translating into MRLEKCWFCSSTIYPGHGIQFVRNDAKIFRFCRSKCHKNFKMKRNPRKVKWTKAYRRLHGKDMTQDSTFEFERKRNRPERYDRNVTVMTLKAIKKIDKIRVTREAQHHKMRMKGKKAIEQEAAIKELENSINLVKAPAALQQGSEITLPKIKVKVSQSQDVGERMEE; encoded by the exons ATGAGATTAGAAAAGTGTTGGTTCTGTTCCTCAACCATTTATCCAGGACATGGAATTCAGTTTGTTCGAAATGATGCAAAG ATATTCCGATTCTGCCGATCAAAATGCCATAAGAATTTCAAAATGAAGAGAAATCCTCGCAAGGTGAAATGGACAAAGGCGTATAGGCGATTACATGGGAAGGATATGACTCAG GACTCGACATTTGAGTTTGAAAGGAAGCGTAACAGGCCTGAAAGATATGATAGGAATGTCACAGTGATGACGCTGAAGGCTATAAAGAAGATTGACAAGATCAGAGTGACCAGGGAGGCTCAACACCACAAAATGAG GATGAAGGGTAAGAAAGCAATCGAGCAAGAGGCGGCAATTAAGGAGTTGGAGAACAGTATTAATTTGGTCAAAGCACCTGCTGCCCTGCAGCAGGGATCAGAAATTACTCTTCCAAAGATCAAAGTCAAGGTTTCTCAATCACAAGATGTGGGAGAGCGAATGGAAGAATAA
- the LOC103983016 gene encoding uncharacterized protein LOC103983016 gives MQSGRGGMGDFFGFGDPFAGSGGLSRPGSLISGFFGGRDPFDDPFFTQPFGSLMGLSMFRPSMFGPSMFADRGSHFGETSRVGFLEQAPYVNKSKGPIIQELSDDDNGGEETDKEQKENPRKHSRTSKEPYVQDPDEVVEANKRRRMQYVNNFNQSDRMQSHSHSITFQSSTVTYGGPNGAYYTSSTTRRMGGDGFVMEENKEADTTTGRATHRISRGIRDKGHSLTRKLNSDGRVDTLQTLHNLNEDELPVFEEDWKGNAKQHLPGWKPGLDLLDDRNLRSGNNSSQKHTRGWALPSTERPHDSGRMRSQPRTDSSKTRGSVKRNLKGH, from the exons ATGCAGAGTGGCAGAGGCGGTATGGGTGACTTCTTTGGTTTTGGGGATCCATTTGCTGGATCTGGTGGCCTCAGCAGACCAGGGAGTCTGATTTCTGGCTTTTTTGGTGGGAGAGATCCCTTCGATGACCCTTTCTTCACGCAGCCTTTTGGAAGCTTGATGGGCCTTAGCATGTTCCGACCAAGCATGTTTGGTCCCAGCATGTTTGCTGATCGAGGGAGCCATTTTGGAGAGACCAGTAGAGTTGGGTTCTTGGAGCAGGCTCCTTATGTCAATAAGTCAAAGGGTCCGATCATTCAGGAACTGTCTGATGATGATAATGGAGGAGAAGAGACTGACAAGGAGCAGAAAGAGAACCCAAGAAAACATTCTAGAACAAGCAAAGAGCCATATGTTCAGGATCCTGATGAAGTAGTTGAAG CAAATAAGAGAAGGCGTATGCAATATGTGAACAACTTCAACCAGTCTGATAGGATGCAATCACATAGTCACTCTATTACTTTCCAGAGCTCAACAGTGACTTATGGTGGTCCAAATGGAGCATATTACACTTCATCTACTACAAGGAGAATGGGTGGTGATGGA TTTGTTATGGAGGAGAACAAGGAGGCCGATACTACTACCGGTAGAGCTACTCACAGGATTTCTCGAGGGATCCGTGACAAA GGTCACTCACTAACAAGAAAACTAAATTCAGATGGGAGGGTAGACACACTGCAGACATTACATAATTTGAATGAAG ATGAGCTGCCTGTTTTCGAGGAAGACTGGAAGGGGAATGCTAAACAACACTTGCCTGGATGGAAGCCAGGACTTGATTTGCTTGATGATCGGAACTTAA GGAGTGGTAACAACAGCAGTCAAAAGCACACAAGAGGATGGGCACTTCCATCAACCGAGCGACCACATGACTCAGGAAGGATGAGGTCTCAGCCACGCACGGACTCTTCCAAAACCAGAGGTTCCGTTAAACGAAACCTGAAGGGGCATTGA